A region of the Vibrio tubiashii genome:
GTCTGAAGCCAATATTCACCTAGGTGTCAGTGACGAAGACTTAGCCGCACGCGCTGAAATCCTCGCGCTAAAAGCAAATTGGAACAAAGCCATTCAGTATTACACCCAAGCTAGCCAAATCGCTGAGCTAGGAAGCTTGAAGCAAGCAAGATATGATGCCCGCATTGACCAGCTCATGGTTCAAAGGGATCGTTTCTTTGCTCTACAATAATAAATGGAGAAAACTCTATGTCAGTCGTGATTTATCACAACCCTCGATGCTCTAAAAGCCGTCAAACACTGGCTCTGTTAGAAGAAAAGAACATTCAACCAGAAATCGTTAAATACCTAGATACGCCACCGAGTATCGATGAGCTGAAAACACTGATGGTTCAACTGGGTGTTTCACAAGTACGCGATATGATGCGCACCAAAGAAGATATCTACAAAGAACTGGAACTCAAGTCTGCCGATGATGAGACCTTGTTTAAAGCTATGGTTGAAAACCCAAAACTGATTGAGCGCCCAATTGTTGTCGCGAATGGTAAGGCGAAGCATGGTCGACCACCGGAGCAAGTACTAGACATTCTATGAGTTGCCAAATCGTCGTCTTGTATTACAGTCGACATGGTTCGACACAAGCTATTGCTCGGCAGATAGCGCGAGGGGTGGAGTCCATCCCTCAGTGTGAAGCGGTTTTGCGCACGGTTGATGAAATTGAAGGCCAAAGCACCGCGGATGACCCTATCATCACGCTCAATGAATTAAAGCACTGCCACGGCCTAGCGATGGGTAGCCCTGTTTGGTTTGGCAATATGGCGGCTCCGCTTAAGCATTTCTGGGACAAGACCACCTCTGCTTGGATATCTGGAGACCTGATCGACAAGCCTGCGTGTGTGTTTACCTCCTCATCTAGCCTGCATGGCGGCCAAGAGACCACGCTGCAAAGCATGATGCTTCCCTTGTTGCACCACGGCATGATGATTATGGGTATCCCATACTCGCAGCCTAAGCTTCATACCACGCAAAGTGGGGGAACTCCCTACGGAGCAACGTCGGTAAGTTCTTCTGGTTCGACACTCAGCGAAGATGAAATTGAACTATCGCAACAACTCGGCAAGCGCTTAGCTCAAACTGCTTTAAAATTGAAGGATCAATAATCATGCAAGAGATGCAATCAACAACTAAGCTTTATCGCCTATTGGCTCTGTTTGGTAATCTTGCTCTACTCGCTTGGATCATGATTTGGCAGCTATCGCTTTCTCCACACCCACATATCAGTAGTACTACGCTAGCGATTGCTTGGGCGGTGCCGCTTCTGCTTCCATTACCAGGCATTTTAGCCGGAAAGCCATACACTCACGCATGGGCAAACTTTGTTTTAATGCTCTACTTCCTGCATGGCTTTACGATTTTGTACGTCGATGATGGTGAACGTTGGCTAGCGGTTGTTGAGCTTGTGCTTACTACACTCGCTTTCTTCGGCAATATTCTTTACGCCAGAGAGAGAGGTAAAGAGCTAGGTATGAAATTGAAAAGATTGTCCAAAGTCGAAAAAGAAGAAAAAGCACGCTTCGAGTCGGAATAGTACCTATCGAATTAAATAGATAATTCTTCTGGTTGATGTAAAAAAGGGTCTGGAATTCCAGACCCTTTCTCTATTTATTACTGCTCACTGGTAACTTCTAGCTCAGTTATCTCGCTGTCCGTTGAGGCGTCTGTTTGAACCTCTTCAGCAGCCGGAGCAACATACGGCTTACCTTGCCACTCAAACAGTAAAATCATCTCCGCTGGAATCACTTCCGGCGCAGCTTCAATAGCCTGTACTGGCTCAAAAGGTTCTACCTCGTTGCCTTGAGCTAGGTTATCAACCTCGACAGGTAATGTCTCAATAGAAGGTTCAATCACTTCAGGAGCGATAACTTGCGGCTCATCAGTGACACTTTCTAGCTGAGTCACATCGCGCATACGGCGCACTTCTTGTTCAAACTCTTGTTGAGTAGACAGTAGGTGCACGTTGAATGTCACTTGATTACCTTGAATTTTAAGGATATCAATCGATGCCACTGAACTTAGCTTCTTCAGTTGGTTCTCTAAAGTAAAAAAGCTCACTGCATCATTAAGCTCAGTAAAGCGAACTTTTACCGCTTCAGAAGACTCACTTGCAACAACAACTGCGCTCTTCTTGGCATAGTAATCACTGATCTGGTTGATCATTTTATCCGCAGCATCGATACCATTGTTAGACCCTGCTAAAGGAGCCTGACGAGTAACACCAATTGAAGCAGGACGCTGATCATATAAGGTCCATCTTAAGCTATTGCCTTGCGCTTTCACCACCAGCACACCATCAACTGGATAACGCTGACTCGCTTGGCCTACAGGTTGAATGAAACCACCCCATAAATCAGAGACAGCAACACCTGTGATATCATCGAAATCACCGACAGGTACGGTGAGTGGCAGGCCGCGTTTTAGTGCTTGCTGCTTCATTTGGTCTAACACCAATGATGGTGAGTGCTCCCAAATGATGTTGCGATCCGCTTGCCCTTCTTCGACTAACCAAACCAATAGATTCGCACGAGCGGCAGGCCAAATCGGCAACTGAGCTTGACTCAATAGTGAACGTATATGAGGCGCACTAAACACCATGCGTAATGATTGCTGCTCATTAACTTGACCGTAGCTAAGTTGAGCCACGTATTGAGAACTCTGTTTAAGCGCCTTTTGCACCACTTCATTAGACACCGCATTACGGTCACCTGAAGCACGCACTATCACTTCTTTCATGCCTTCAGCTCGCGCTTTAGCATCGGCATTGTCAGCCGCTTGGTCTAATACAACTTCCGTTTGGTATAGGTCGACATTGGTTAAAGCCAATGCAGGTAGAGCGACCAGACCCAAAATGAACAAAGCTAGATGACGCATACACTTCCTAAGATCAGTTTCTTACACGTTAAACGTTGATGATAAGCAACTATCGAGACCGGAGCAACTAAAGGTCTAGAAACTTAGCTTGATTCTAAATTTCCCTTCACAAAGCCATCACATTGACGAATAGATAAATAGTGAATTATTTGATCCAGTTCAGATTGCAAACGTTTGGCATAATGATAAAATCCCGCGAATTTTATTTTTGTTGAGCAGTTTCATACTGCTTTTAGCTTTGCCACTTAAAGGAATAACCCATGAAAAACGCCATTCAAGGTGCGCAGATGTTGTTTGTCGCATTTGGGGCTCTTGTATTAGTTCCATTGCTGACAGGATTAGATCCTAGTGTTGCTCTATTTGGTGCAGGTGTCGGAACCCTTCTATTTCAACTTGTTACCCGCCGCTCTGTTCCTATCTTCCTTGCTTCTTCATTCGCTTTTATCGCTCCTATCCTTTACGGTGTGCAAACTTGGGGAGTCCCAGCAACCATGGGCGGCCTAATGGCAGCGGGTTGTGTTTACGTTGCGATGGGTGCGCTGATCAAAGTACGTGGCGTTGAAATCATTCACAAACTGCTTCCACCGGTTGTGGTCGGCCCGGTAATCATGGTTATCGGTTTGGGTCTAGCTCCAGTCGCTGTCAACATGGCGCTAGGTAAAGTAGACGGCTCTCAAGTGATCGACGCAGATGCTTCACTGGTTATTTCAGTTGCTTCTCTGCTTACCACTATCGTTTTAAGTGTGTTCGCGAAAGGTTTCCTAAAACTAACCCCTATTCTAGGCGGTATTGTTGTCGGCTACGCTTTGAGCCTTGGTTACGGCATTGTCGATTTCACACCAGTACAAGAAGCGGCTTGGTTCGCTCTACCAAACTTTACAACGCCTGAATTTAACATCAACGCGATCCTATTTATGATCCCGGTCGCGATTGCTCCGGCTGTAGAACACGTCGGCGATATGCTAGCAATTTCGAACGTGACGGGCAAAAACTACATTAAGAAACCAGGTTTGCACCGCACAATTACCGGTGACGGGGTGGCGACCATCGCAGCGTCAATGGTTGGTGCACCACCAAATACCACCTACTCTGAGGTAACAGGCGCGGTCATGCTGACTAAAGCATTTAACCCAGTCATCATGACATGGGCAGCGGTAAGTGCCATTGTTCTCGCTTTAGTTGGGAAACTCGGCGCTGTGCTACAAACCATCCCTATGCCTGTTATGGGCGGCATCATGATCCTATTGTTTGGCTCGATTGCGACGGTGGGTTTAAACACACTGATTAAAAACAATGTTGACCTTCACAAGTCTCGCAACCTAGTCATCGTTGCTATTACCTTAGTGTTTGGTATCGGTGGTATGGCTTTCGGTATCGGTGAATTCAGCCTACAAGGTGTCAGCCTGTGTGGTATCGTGGCGATTCTACTTAACCTTGTTCTACCAAGAGATTTGGGCGAGAACCACGTCGTGGATAATGCTCAGATGGAAGAAGAAACGAAGTAGAATCGAGAATCGAGAATCGAGAATCGAGAATCGAGAATCGAGAATCGAGAATCGAGAATCGAGAATCGAGAATCGAGAATCGAGAATCGAGAATCGAACAGTTTTGGAGGGTTGGCGTTTTGCGTCAACCCTTTTTTGGAGAACTAGAAAACTAGAAAACTGTGTCTTCCAAAGGACAAGTCCTGTCAACACTCTATAAAACTTTTAGCAGGGCACAGCCCGATCCCGTTTTCCCGAAACGAAGTGTTCCATAGGGCGCAGCCCGTTCCAAAATCCCGAAGGACGAAGTCCGTTCCCTAACTCCCTACCCACACAACTCGGCAAACTGACCGCGGGTTAGGCTTGCTAAATCTTGCGGTGATAACTCAATTTCTAAACCTCGTTTACCCGCGCTGACACAGATCGTTTCTTGTCCAACGGCACTTTGATGGATAAACGTTGGTAGAGCCTTTTTTTGTCCAAGTGGGCTGATGCCTCCCACGACATACCCTGTGGTTTTCTGCGCAATGTCCGGATTAGCCATCTCTGCTTTTTTGCCTTTTGCCGCTTTGGCTGCCTGCTTTAAGTTAAGCTTCTGGTCAACTGGGATCACTGCAACCGCGAGGTTTTTCGCCTCTCCATTTAGGCAAAATAGCAAGGTTTTAAACACCTGTTCAGGATTTTGACCAAGAGCCTCTACCGCCTCTAAACCATAGCTTACAGCTCTAGGGTCATGATGGTATTGGTGAATGGTGTGAGCAATTTTTTTCTTCTTAGCGAGATTTATTGCAGGAGTCATACTCCCTCCAACTGTAGACAAACAAAAAGCGCTGCCCAAATGAGCAGCGCTTTAGCTTAAAGACCGTTATAAGTTGGTGTCAACTTACTTGTAAACAATCTCACCTGATGGTGCGTATTTGTTCACGTCGATTGGGCTGTTTGACTCTAAGTACTCTTTTAGTACTTCTGCATCAACGAAACCAGTGTTAACAAAGCCTGGGTGACCCATTAGTTTAGGGTAGCCGTCACCGCCTGATGCGTTGAAGCTAGGCACTGTAAAGCGGTAAGTTTCGTCTAGGCGAAGTTGTTTGCCACCGATGAACACGTTTGAAACTTTACCATCAGCAACTGTCATCGAGATACCTGCGAACTGAGCGTATGCACCAGAGTCTACCGGCTTAGTTGCAACAACGTTTAGGTAATCCATCACTTCTTGACCAGACATGTCTGTGTAAGTCAGGATATTGCCAAATGGTTGTACCGTCAGTACGTCTTTGTATGTCACTTCACCCGCAGCGATAGAATCACGCACACCACCAGAGTTCATTACAGCAAAGTCAGCTTTCGCGCGCTCCATATGAGCCGTTGCGATTAGACGACCTAGGTTAGTCTGTTGGAAACGAACTACGTTACGGTCACCTTCCAGCTTGCCGTTAGTTTCAGCAATCTTAACGTCTAGCTGCGCTTTACCTTTTTCTTGGTAAGGGCGTAAGAACTCTAGCAGTTCTGTATCTTCTGCGATCTCATCTTCGATAAGAACACGCTGCTTCTTACCGTCAATTTTAACCTTCTTCTTCAGGTTAACTGGGATTAGGTCGTAGCTCACCATTTGTAGCTCGCCGTTACGGAATTCGTAATCAGCACGGCCTACATATTTACCCCACTCGTGCGCCTGAACAATGTAGGTGCCGTTTTGTAGGTCTGGCTTACACTCATCAGAAGGCTTGAAGTTTTTCTTAACAACGTTTGGCGCTTCCATACATACAGGTTCTTGCGAGTGACCACCAACGATCATATCTAGAGAACCTTCATCTAGGTAACGAGCTAGTGCTACATCACCAGGTGCGTTTACGCCACGCTTACCATCTTCGTAGTGACCCATGTGAGTAACCGCGAAGATAAGATCTGGTTTTTCAGTTTTCTCAAGCTCAGCGATTAGCTGCTTCGCTTCTTCTTTAGGGTCACGGAAATCGATGCCACCGATAAATTCTGGGTTACCGATTTTCTGCGTATCTTCTGTCGTTAGACCGATAACAGCAACTTTAATACCCTGTAGGTCAAACATCTCGTAAGCCTGGAACATACGCTCGCCAGTCTCTTTGTCGTAGATGTTTGCAGAAAGCATTGGGAAATTCGCCCACTCTTTCTGTTTCATCAGAACTTCAAGAGGGTTATCAAACTCGTGGTTACCAAGTGCCATAGCATCGTAACCAATTTTGCTCATGCCTTTGAAATCTGGTTCAGCATCTTGTAGATCTGACTCTGGAACACCAGTGTTGATGTCACCACCAGATAGCAGTAGCGAGCTACCACCTTCTGCAGCAATCTCTGCGCGAAGCTCATCAATCAGTGTTTTACGAGCAGCCATGCCGTACTCGCCGTATTTGTTCTGCCAGAAGCGACCGTGGTGGTCGTTAGTATGTAGAACAGTCAACTTATAAGTTTTGTCTGCTTCCCACTCGTGTTGTGGTGCCGTTGCACAACCAGCTAGAGTTGCCAGGATAGCTGCGCTAATAGCGCTTTTTACGATCAGGCCTTGCTTCATTGTCATACCTTTTGAACTTTTAGGGGTTTCCACTGCTTTTTTATACTGCTCTCTGTGAATAGACAGACTTGGAAAATAACAGGCTGAGAGAGCAGTAAAACTTGAACTAGTTTAAATTAAGGTGACGAAAGTGACACTTGAATTTCATATTTATGATGACTAGATCACTCTTAATAACTATTAATCATGTAATAAATGCTCAGAATTACACAGGCGCAAATATAAGATCACAAGCAAACGTTTGTCTGAGATAAACAACGTTTTAGACGCTATTGTGACTTAGGTTATTTAATCAACATAAAAGGCGAACTTCGCGAATATTAACAACCGAACGCGACCAGTTTTCGTTATGTTATAACAAAACAAATACCGGAAATTTAATATGGGAATGGCAACAAGATGTGATTTTTTATTGAATGACCAAGATCTAATTGTGCAGATAATTGTTATGTTATAACAATCAAATTTGTCTGGTTATATTTGGATTGTCGTTAGTTAAGTAAGATTTATTAATTGATGAAAAATCGAGTAAAAAAGCCAGCAAATTAGCTGGCTTGTTTAAATTCAATATTGAGCACTACTTAATATCGATATGGTCAAAACCTTTAATCAGATCATCAAGTGCTTTCATTTGCGTTAGGAACGGCTCTAGTCTATCGAGCGGTAAAGCAGATGGGCCATCACAACGTGCTTGATCTGGGTTCGGGTGCGCCTCGATAAACAGACCTGCAATGCCTGTCGCTAAGCCTGCTTTTGCCAGCTCAACCGTTTGCTCACGGCGGCCACCTGAAGCAGCACCTGAAGGGTCACGCATCTGAAGTGAGTGTGTTACGTCAAAGATAATTGGGCTACCGTTAGACGCTTTCTTCATGACACCAAAGCCAAGCATATCAACAACTAGGTTATCGTAACCATGACAAGAGCCACGCTCACATAGAATGATGTTCTCGTTACCACATTCGCTGAACTTGTCGACGATGTTACCAACCTGACCTGGGCTCATAAACTGAGGCTTCTTAACGTTAATCACTGCACCTGTTTTTGCCATTGCTTCAACAAGATCAGTTTGACGAGCTAAGAACGCAGGGAGCTGAATAACGTCTACCACGTCAGCCACAGGCTGCGCTTGTTCTTCAGTATGAACATCAGTGATGATCTTAACGCCAAAGGTGTCTTTCAGCTCTTGGAAGATTTTCATCCCTTCCTCTAAGCCAGGGCCACGATAAGAGTGCACAGAACTACGGTTTGCTTTATCAAATGACGCTTTGAATACGTAAGGAATACCTAGCTTTTCTGTGACTTTTACGTAGTGCTCACAAATCTGCATTGCAAGATCACGCGACTCTAGAACGTTCATACCTGCAAACAGCGTGAATGGCTTGTCGTTCGCTACTGGAATATCACCAACGTGAACAATTTTCTGTTCCATGTTCTTCTCTCTATTTCGATGTCATGCCAGCTCCTAAGAGATGGGCTTAATGTAAGGTTACCTGAGTTTCACTCATGGCG
Encoded here:
- the kdsA gene encoding 3-deoxy-8-phosphooctulonate synthase produces the protein MEQKIVHVGDIPVANDKPFTLFAGMNVLESRDLAMQICEHYVKVTEKLGIPYVFKASFDKANRSSVHSYRGPGLEEGMKIFQELKDTFGVKIITDVHTEEQAQPVADVVDVIQLPAFLARQTDLVEAMAKTGAVINVKKPQFMSPGQVGNIVDKFSECGNENIILCERGSCHGYDNLVVDMLGFGVMKKASNGSPIIFDVTHSLQMRDPSGAASGGRREQTVELAKAGLATGIAGLFIEAHPNPDQARCDGPSALPLDRLEPFLTQMKALDDLIKGFDHIDIK
- the wrbA gene encoding NAD(P)H:quinone oxidoreductase, coding for MSCQIVVLYYSRHGSTQAIARQIARGVESIPQCEAVLRTVDEIEGQSTADDPIITLNELKHCHGLAMGSPVWFGNMAAPLKHFWDKTTSAWISGDLIDKPACVFTSSSSLHGGQETTLQSMMLPLLHHGMMIMGIPYSQPKLHTTQSGGTPYGATSVSSSGSTLSEDEIELSQQLGKRLAQTALKLKDQ
- a CDS encoding DUF2069 domain-containing protein, whose translation is MQEMQSTTKLYRLLALFGNLALLAWIMIWQLSLSPHPHISSTTLAIAWAVPLLLPLPGILAGKPYTHAWANFVLMLYFLHGFTILYVDDGERWLAVVELVLTTLAFFGNILYARERGKELGMKLKRLSKVEKEEKARFESE
- a CDS encoding DUF2066 domain-containing protein, whose protein sequence is MRHLALFILGLVALPALALTNVDLYQTEVVLDQAADNADAKARAEGMKEVIVRASGDRNAVSNEVVQKALKQSSQYVAQLSYGQVNEQQSLRMVFSAPHIRSLLSQAQLPIWPAARANLLVWLVEEGQADRNIIWEHSPSLVLDQMKQQALKRGLPLTVPVGDFDDITGVAVSDLWGGFIQPVGQASQRYPVDGVLVVKAQGNSLRWTLYDQRPASIGVTRQAPLAGSNNGIDAADKMINQISDYYAKKSAVVVASESSEAVKVRFTELNDAVSFFTLENQLKKLSSVASIDILKIQGNQVTFNVHLLSTQQEFEQEVRRMRDVTQLESVTDEPQVIAPEVIEPSIETLPVEVDNLAQGNEVEPFEPVQAIEAAPEVIPAEMILLFEWQGKPYVAPAAEEVQTDASTDSEITELEVTSEQ
- the ybaK gene encoding Cys-tRNA(Pro) deacylase, whose protein sequence is MTPAINLAKKKKIAHTIHQYHHDPRAVSYGLEAVEALGQNPEQVFKTLLFCLNGEAKNLAVAVIPVDQKLNLKQAAKAAKGKKAEMANPDIAQKTTGYVVGGISPLGQKKALPTFIHQSAVGQETICVSAGKRGLEIELSPQDLASLTRGQFAELCG
- a CDS encoding uracil-xanthine permease family protein yields the protein MKNAIQGAQMLFVAFGALVLVPLLTGLDPSVALFGAGVGTLLFQLVTRRSVPIFLASSFAFIAPILYGVQTWGVPATMGGLMAAGCVYVAMGALIKVRGVEIIHKLLPPVVVGPVIMVIGLGLAPVAVNMALGKVDGSQVIDADASLVISVASLLTTIVLSVFAKGFLKLTPILGGIVVGYALSLGYGIVDFTPVQEAAWFALPNFTTPEFNINAILFMIPVAIAPAVEHVGDMLAISNVTGKNYIKKPGLHRTITGDGVATIAASMVGAPPNTTYSEVTGAVMLTKAFNPVIMTWAAVSAIVLALVGKLGAVLQTIPMPVMGGIMILLFGSIATVGLNTLIKNNVDLHKSRNLVIVAITLVFGIGGMAFGIGEFSLQGVSLCGIVAILLNLVLPRDLGENHVVDNAQMEEETK
- the ushA gene encoding bifunctional UDP-sugar hydrolase/5'-nucleotidase UshA; its protein translation is MKQGLIVKSAISAAILATLAGCATAPQHEWEADKTYKLTVLHTNDHHGRFWQNKYGEYGMAARKTLIDELRAEIAAEGGSSLLLSGGDINTGVPESDLQDAEPDFKGMSKIGYDAMALGNHEFDNPLEVLMKQKEWANFPMLSANIYDKETGERMFQAYEMFDLQGIKVAVIGLTTEDTQKIGNPEFIGGIDFRDPKEEAKQLIAELEKTEKPDLIFAVTHMGHYEDGKRGVNAPGDVALARYLDEGSLDMIVGGHSQEPVCMEAPNVVKKNFKPSDECKPDLQNGTYIVQAHEWGKYVGRADYEFRNGELQMVSYDLIPVNLKKKVKIDGKKQRVLIEDEIAEDTELLEFLRPYQEKGKAQLDVKIAETNGKLEGDRNVVRFQQTNLGRLIATAHMERAKADFAVMNSGGVRDSIAAGEVTYKDVLTVQPFGNILTYTDMSGQEVMDYLNVVATKPVDSGAYAQFAGISMTVADGKVSNVFIGGKQLRLDETYRFTVPSFNASGGDGYPKLMGHPGFVNTGFVDAEVLKEYLESNSPIDVNKYAPSGEIVYK
- the arsC gene encoding arsenate reductase (glutaredoxin) (This arsenate reductase requires both glutathione and glutaredoxin to convert arsenate to arsenite, after which the efflux transporter formed by ArsA and ArsB can extrude the arsenite from the cell, providing resistance.); its protein translation is MSVVIYHNPRCSKSRQTLALLEEKNIQPEIVKYLDTPPSIDELKTLMVQLGVSQVRDMMRTKEDIYKELELKSADDETLFKAMVENPKLIERPIVVANGKAKHGRPPEQVLDIL